One part of the Solanum dulcamara chromosome 8, daSolDulc1.2, whole genome shotgun sequence genome encodes these proteins:
- the LOC129899071 gene encoding guanine nucleotide-binding protein subunit beta-like protein, with the protein MSQESLVLRGTMRAHTDWVTAIATPIDNSDMIVTSSRDKSIIVWSLTKDGAQYGVPRRRLTGHGHFVEDVVLSSDGMFALSGSWDGELRLWDLQAGTTARRFVGHTKDVLSVAFSVDNRQIVSASRDKTIKLWNTLGECKYTIQEQDSHSDWVSCVRFSPNNLQPTIVSGSWDRTVKIWNLTNCKLRSTLAGHSGYVNTVAVSPDGSLCASGGKDGVILLWDLAEGKKLYSLDAGSIIHTLCFSPNRYWLCAATESSIKIWDLESKSIVVDLKVDLKQESEMSGTAATAAKIKVIYCTSLSWSADGSTLFSGYTDGLIRVWGIGRY; encoded by the exons ATGTCGCAAGAATCACTAGTCCTCCGCGGCACCATGAGAGCCCACACTGATTGGGTCACCGCCATTGCAACCCCAATTGACAACTCCGACATGATTGTCACCTCCTCCAGGGATAAGTCCATCATCGTCTGGTCTTTGACCAAAGACGGCGCACAATACGGTGTCCCTCGCCGCCGCCTCACCGGACACGGCCATTTCGTTGAAGATGTCGTCTTGTCATCGGACGGTATGTTTGCACTCTCCGGTTCATGGGACGGTGAGCTCCGTTTATGGGATCTTCAAGCTGGTACCACTGCTCGTCGTTTCGTCGGACACACCAAGGATGTTCTCTCCGTTGCATTTTCTGTTGACAACCGTCAGATTGTCTCTGCTTCACGTGACAAGACCATCAAGCTCTGGAACACACTCGGTGAGTGCAAGTACACAATTCAGGAACAGGATTCACACTCTGATTGGGTTTCTTGTGTCCGTTTTAGCCCAAATAATCTTCAGCCTACTATTGTTTCTGGGTCATGGGATCGGACTGTGAAAATCTGGAATCTTACCAACTGTAAGCTGAGGTCAACTCTTGCTGGACACAGTGGGTACGTGAATACTGTGGCGGTGTCTCCAGATGGCTCGTTGTGTGCTAGTGGAGGAAAAGATGGAGTTATATTGCTATGGGATTTGGCTGAAGGGAAGAAACTGTATTCGCTTGATGCTGGGTCCATTATCCATACTCTCTGCTTTAGCCCCAATAGGTATTGGCTCTGTGCTGCTACTGAATCTAGTATTAAGATCTGGGATTTGGAGAGCAAAAGTATTGTGGTTGATCTTAAAGTTGATCTGAAACAAGAGAGTGAAATGTCGGGAACTGCTGCTACCGCTGCTAAAATCAAG GTCATATACTGCACCAGTTTGAGCTGGAGTGCTGATGGAAGCACTCTTTTCAGTGGCTATACAGATGGTCTGATTAGAGTTTGGGGAATTGGACGTTATTAG